From one Streptomyces sp. R41 genomic stretch:
- a CDS encoding replication-associated recombination protein A, whose translation MEPDLFTAAAEERQEKDPSASPLAVRMRPRTLDEVVGQQHLLKPGSPLRRLVGEGNGGPAGPSSVILWGPPGTGKTTLAYVVSKATNKRFVELSAITAGVKEVRAVIDGARRATGGFGKETVLFLDEIHRFSKAQQDSLLPAVENRWVTLIAATTENPYFSVISPLLSRSLLLTLEPLTDDDLRGLVKRALTDERGLKDAVTLPEDTEEHLLRIAGGDARRALTALEAAAGAALDKGETEISLQTLEETVDRAAVKYDRDGDQHYDVASALIKSIRGSDVDAALHYLARMIEAGEDPRFIARRLMISASEDIGLADPNALPIAVAAAQAVAMIGFPEAALTLSHATIALALAPKSNAATMAIGAAMEDVRKGHAGPVPLHLRDGHYKGAAKLGHAQGYVYPHDLPEGIAAQQYAPEELKDREYYTPTRHGAEARYADAVEWTRKHLGRGKP comes from the coding sequence GTGGAGCCCGACCTGTTCACCGCCGCAGCAGAAGAACGCCAGGAGAAGGACCCGTCCGCCAGTCCCCTGGCGGTACGGATGCGCCCGCGCACCCTCGACGAAGTCGTGGGCCAGCAGCATCTGCTGAAGCCGGGATCGCCCTTGCGCAGACTCGTCGGCGAGGGGAACGGCGGCCCGGCCGGACCGTCCTCGGTGATCCTCTGGGGTCCGCCCGGCACGGGCAAGACGACCCTCGCCTATGTGGTGTCCAAGGCCACCAACAAGCGCTTCGTGGAGCTGTCGGCGATCACCGCGGGCGTCAAGGAAGTACGCGCGGTCATCGACGGAGCACGCCGTGCCACCGGCGGCTTCGGCAAGGAGACCGTCCTCTTCCTCGACGAGATCCACCGCTTCAGCAAGGCCCAGCAGGACTCCCTGCTGCCCGCGGTCGAGAACCGCTGGGTGACCTTGATCGCGGCGACCACCGAGAACCCGTACTTCTCGGTGATCTCCCCCCTCCTCTCCCGCTCCCTCCTCCTCACCCTCGAACCGCTGACGGACGACGACCTGCGCGGCCTCGTCAAGCGCGCGCTGACCGACGAGCGCGGCCTCAAGGACGCCGTCACGCTTCCCGAGGACACCGAGGAGCACCTGCTGCGGATCGCCGGCGGGGACGCCCGCCGCGCCCTGACCGCCCTGGAGGCCGCGGCCGGCGCCGCGCTCGACAAGGGCGAGACGGAGATCAGCCTCCAGACCCTGGAGGAGACCGTCGACCGCGCCGCCGTGAAGTACGACCGCGACGGCGACCAGCACTACGACGTGGCGAGCGCGCTCATCAAGTCCATCCGCGGCTCGGACGTGGACGCGGCACTGCACTACCTGGCCCGGATGATCGAGGCCGGTGAGGACCCCCGCTTCATCGCCCGCCGACTGATGATCTCCGCCAGCGAGGACATCGGCCTCGCCGATCCGAACGCGCTGCCCATAGCCGTGGCCGCCGCCCAGGCCGTCGCGATGATCGGCTTCCCCGAGGCCGCGCTCACCCTCAGCCACGCCACCATCGCCCTCGCCCTGGCCCCGAAGTCCAACGCCGCGACGATGGCGATCGGCGCCGCCATGGAGGACGTACGCAAGGGGCACGCGGGGCCCGTGCCGCTCCACCTGCGCGACGGGCACTACAAGGGCGCGGCCAAACTGGGGCACGCCCAGGGGTACGTGTATCCGCACGACCTGCCCGAAGGGATCGCCGCCCAGCAGTACGCCCCGGAGGAGCTCAAGGACCGGGAGTACTACACGCCGACCCGGCACGGCGCCGAGGCGCGGTACGCGGACGCGGTGGAGTGGACCAGGAAGCATCTCGGCCGGGGAAAGCCCTGA
- a CDS encoding sensor histidine kinase codes for MSNPGERLDSTANGARESNTWDRSFRLWDSYFAIVWVATLVFVLGTSHPGWHIRVAAGALLLLLIPWYLAVGRPILTAESPDERRALGYIAGAIVLFLPPGILVGETRLMTFALVPQCFIGLRLRWALTTVTVINIAPVVGWVLLWWPSDQDVFFNTVFAVVTLVFSAALGSWIIRIIEQSQERAELIAELDASRHEISRLSAAHGALAERERLTREIHDTLAQGFTSLLMLVQAVDAELDHDVPQARRHLALMADTARQNLAEARALVAGGTPADLDGASLPDALRRLAARHEATVDVTGAVRALPAGPEVVVLRSCQEALANARKHAGSSAAVAVVLAYADDSLAVSVRDDGCGFDPAAPVDGYGLAGLRARAAEVGGTAQVRSTPGTGTTVTVCLPVPRSDS; via the coding sequence ATGAGCAATCCGGGCGAGCGTCTCGACTCGACGGCGAACGGAGCTCGCGAGTCGAACACCTGGGACCGCTCGTTCCGGCTGTGGGACTCGTACTTCGCGATCGTTTGGGTGGCCACCCTGGTGTTCGTGCTGGGCACGAGCCATCCGGGGTGGCACATCCGCGTCGCCGCCGGCGCACTGCTTCTGCTGCTGATTCCCTGGTATCTGGCGGTCGGGCGCCCCATCCTCACGGCCGAGAGCCCGGACGAGCGCCGCGCCCTCGGCTACATCGCGGGCGCGATCGTGCTGTTCCTGCCGCCCGGCATCCTGGTCGGCGAGACCCGCTTGATGACGTTCGCTCTGGTTCCGCAGTGCTTCATCGGCCTCCGCCTTCGCTGGGCGCTGACCACCGTGACCGTCATCAACATCGCGCCCGTGGTGGGCTGGGTGCTGCTGTGGTGGCCCAGCGACCAGGACGTCTTCTTCAACACCGTCTTCGCCGTGGTCACCCTCGTCTTCTCGGCCGCCCTCGGCAGCTGGATCATCCGCATCATCGAGCAGAGCCAGGAACGGGCCGAGCTGATCGCCGAGTTGGACGCCAGCCGCCACGAGATCTCCCGTCTCTCGGCCGCACACGGCGCCCTGGCCGAACGGGAGCGGCTCACCCGGGAGATCCACGACACCCTCGCGCAGGGCTTCACCAGCCTGCTGATGCTGGTCCAGGCCGTCGACGCCGAGCTGGACCACGACGTGCCACAGGCTCGCCGCCATCTGGCCCTGATGGCCGATACCGCTCGGCAGAACCTCGCCGAGGCGCGAGCCCTGGTCGCCGGCGGCACGCCCGCCGACCTCGACGGCGCCTCGCTGCCCGACGCGCTGCGCCGGCTCGCCGCGCGCCATGAAGCGACCGTCGACGTGACCGGCGCGGTGCGTGCGCTGCCCGCCGGGCCCGAGGTCGTCGTGCTGCGCTCCTGCCAGGAAGCGCTGGCGAACGCCCGTAAGCACGCGGGGAGTTCGGCTGCGGTCGCGGTCGTGTTGGCCTACGCCGACGATTCCCTGGCCGTCTCCGTGCGCGACGACGGCTGCGGCTTCGACCCCGCCGCGCCGGTCGACGGCTACGGTCTGGCGGGGTTGCGCGCGCGGGCCGCCGAGGTGGGCGGTACGGCTCAGGTACGCAGTACGCCCGGCACCGGCACGACCGTCACCGTGTGCCTGCCCGTCCCCAGGAGCGACTCGTGA
- the hisS gene encoding histidine--tRNA ligase: MSTFKAPKGTYDLIPPESAKYLAVREAIAAPLRNSGYGYIETPGFENVELFARGVGESTDIVTKEMYAFETKGGDKLALRPEGTASVLRAALEANLHKAGNLPVKLWYSGSYYRYERPQKGRYRHFSQVGAEAIGAEDPALDAELIILADQAYRSLGLSNFRILLNSLGDKECRPVYRAALQDFLRGLNLDEDTLRRAEINPLRVLDDKRDDVQKQLVGAPLLRDYLCDACKAYHEEVRELITAAGVSFEDDPKLVRGLDYYTRTTFEFIHDGLGSQSAVGGGGRYDGLSEMIGGPALPSVGWALGVDRTVLALEAEGVSLELPASTSVFAVPLGEEARRVLFGVVTALRKAGVAADFSYGAKGLKGAMKNANRSGARYTIVAGERDLAEGVVQLKDMESGEQTPVPVDGIVADLESRLG, from the coding sequence GTGAGCACCTTCAAGGCCCCCAAGGGCACGTACGACCTGATTCCGCCGGAGAGCGCGAAGTACCTCGCGGTGCGCGAGGCGATCGCCGCGCCACTGCGGAACTCCGGCTACGGCTACATCGAGACGCCCGGCTTCGAGAACGTCGAGCTGTTCGCGCGCGGGGTCGGTGAGTCCACCGACATCGTGACCAAGGAGATGTACGCCTTCGAGACCAAGGGCGGCGACAAGCTGGCCCTGCGTCCGGAGGGCACGGCCTCCGTCCTGCGCGCGGCCCTTGAGGCCAACCTGCACAAGGCGGGCAACCTCCCCGTCAAGCTCTGGTACTCGGGCTCGTACTACCGCTACGAGCGTCCCCAGAAGGGCCGTTACCGGCACTTCTCCCAGGTGGGCGCCGAGGCGATCGGAGCCGAGGACCCGGCGCTGGACGCCGAGCTGATCATCCTGGCGGACCAGGCGTACCGCTCGCTGGGGCTCAGCAACTTCCGCATCCTGCTCAACTCCCTGGGCGACAAGGAGTGCCGCCCCGTCTACCGGGCCGCCCTGCAGGACTTCCTGCGCGGCCTGAATCTGGACGAGGACACCCTTCGCCGCGCCGAGATCAACCCTCTGCGCGTCCTCGACGACAAGCGTGACGACGTCCAGAAGCAGCTGGTGGGAGCCCCGCTCCTGCGGGATTACCTCTGCGACGCGTGCAAGGCGTACCACGAGGAAGTGCGCGAGCTCATCACCGCCGCGGGTGTCTCCTTCGAGGACGACCCGAAGCTGGTGCGCGGGCTCGACTACTACACCCGGACGACCTTCGAGTTCATCCACGACGGCCTGGGATCGCAGTCCGCGGTGGGCGGCGGCGGCCGTTACGACGGCCTGTCCGAGATGATCGGCGGTCCCGCCCTGCCGTCGGTGGGCTGGGCGCTGGGTGTCGACCGTACGGTCCTCGCCCTGGAGGCCGAGGGCGTCTCGCTCGAACTGCCCGCGTCCACCAGTGTGTTCGCGGTGCCGCTCGGGGAGGAGGCGCGGCGGGTGCTGTTCGGTGTGGTCACGGCGCTGCGAAAGGCCGGGGTCGCGGCGGACTTCTCCTACGGTGCGAAGGGGCTCAAGGGCGCGATGAAGAACGCGAACCGGTCGGGTGCGCGGTACACCATCGTCGCCGGTGAGCGGGATCTCGCCGAGGGCGTCGTGCAGCTCAAGGACATGGAGTCCGGCGAGCAGACCCCGGTGCCCGTCGACGGGATCGTGGCGGATCTGGAGTCGAGGCTGGGCTGA
- a CDS encoding peptidylprolyl isomerase yields the protein MVSQEQRRRQLAREKFLRQQQRRTAARRKTHARNAVVASVLGVVVVGSVVSYATGVFKNDDKKANAGAEVTPSATPTSKAPDPCEKAAAGKVKSLSWKKEPAITIDKSADYTMKMATTCGDIDIALKASAAPHTVNSFNFLAGKGYFDHTKCHRLTTDGIYVLQCGDPTGTGTGGPGYTIPDENLKDSSLKGNVYPAGTIAMANQYNSQTKKGRNTGGSQFFLVYQDSQLPPDYTPFGTVSEAGMKVLKKIAAAGAQAVDPQTGNTAPNATVVINKATVTKP from the coding sequence GTGGTCAGCCAGGAGCAGCGGCGGCGTCAGCTCGCCCGGGAGAAGTTCTTGCGACAGCAGCAGCGGCGCACGGCCGCGCGACGCAAGACACACGCACGCAACGCGGTGGTCGCCTCGGTCCTCGGCGTCGTCGTGGTGGGCAGTGTCGTGTCGTACGCGACCGGGGTCTTCAAGAACGACGACAAGAAGGCCAACGCGGGCGCCGAGGTGACCCCGAGCGCAACGCCGACGAGCAAGGCGCCGGATCCGTGCGAGAAGGCCGCGGCGGGCAAGGTGAAGTCGCTGAGCTGGAAGAAGGAGCCGGCGATCACCATCGACAAGTCCGCGGACTACACGATGAAGATGGCGACGACGTGCGGTGACATAGACATCGCGCTGAAGGCGTCGGCGGCGCCGCACACCGTCAACTCTTTCAACTTCCTCGCCGGCAAGGGCTACTTCGACCACACCAAGTGCCACCGGCTGACCACCGACGGCATCTACGTGCTGCAGTGCGGGGACCCGACGGGCACCGGCACCGGCGGTCCCGGCTACACGATTCCGGACGAGAACCTGAAGGACAGCAGCCTGAAAGGCAACGTCTATCCGGCGGGCACGATCGCCATGGCCAACCAGTACAACTCACAGACGAAGAAGGGCCGCAACACCGGCGGCAGCCAGTTCTTCCTCGTCTACCAGGACAGTCAGCTTCCGCCCGACTACACACCGTTCGGCACGGTGTCCGAGGCGGGGATGAAGGTCCTCAAGAAGATCGCCGCCGCCGGGGCGCAGGCCGTCGACCCTCAAACGGGCAACACCGCACCGAACGCGACCGTGGTGATCAACAAGGCAACCGTCACTAAACCCTGA
- a CDS encoding AAA family ATPase encodes MRDSQRSAPAAPGNLPLELNAFVGRSAELTRLTEALGTARLVTVTGMGGVGKSRLAAHAAARTDVRDGAWRVELSAVRDPDLVEYAVVEALGLTDQTSRPPRRVLLDHLAERQLLLVLDGFEHLVDACASLVGELLRRVPGLRVLAVGRRPLEVGGERLFPLAPLTEPEAAELFAQRAAARVPRFALHDGNRSDVRELCRRLDGIPLALELAAGRLAALSPTQLLSRLEDRFRLLTGGARDAPPRHQTLRTAIGWSHELCTPEERLLWARLSVFAGQFDLEAAEYVCSGDGLHSDDVLDVLGELLAQSVLSREETAAGVRYRMLDTVRAYGADWLEATGDADRLHRRHRDWYMGLATWCELDWFSPRQGEVAARVDTELPNLRRALEHCLTEPGEVHLGQYLAGSLWFYWVGCGRLSEGRHWLERSLDAEDGTQEQSRLKALWVLGYVAVLQGDTVPALSALMECREEAERRGNATAVAYAEHRTGCLALVTDDMARAETLLRSALDRYHEIGELNSNVLMGQVELAMTLAFQGDLPGAVKLCADVRRVCEDHGERWALAYALYVLAYEALAEGDTARARDLLQECLGIAHTFHDLLGTVLSVELLALVTAVVGDPAEAAVLQGAASRMWPSVGLPLFGSAHYNAPHERCEAMARERLGDERYAECVRVGARLEQEAAVARALGPADGARTLGAVPSQRRLPPENREPAVSPTSKGGETTG; translated from the coding sequence ATGCGAGATTCTCAGCGCTCCGCCCCTGCGGCACCCGGCAATCTGCCCCTGGAACTCAACGCGTTCGTGGGACGCTCGGCCGAACTCACGCGGCTGACCGAGGCACTGGGGACGGCCCGCCTGGTGACCGTGACGGGCATGGGCGGCGTGGGCAAGTCGCGGCTGGCGGCGCACGCCGCGGCGCGGACGGACGTGCGCGACGGGGCCTGGCGTGTGGAACTGTCCGCGGTGCGCGATCCGGACCTCGTCGAGTACGCGGTCGTCGAGGCCCTCGGTCTGACGGATCAGACGTCGCGGCCGCCGCGCCGGGTGCTGCTCGACCATCTCGCCGAGCGTCAACTCCTCCTCGTCCTCGACGGGTTCGAGCATCTGGTGGACGCGTGCGCCTCGCTGGTGGGCGAGCTGCTGCGGCGCGTGCCCGGGCTTCGCGTGCTGGCCGTGGGGCGCAGACCGCTGGAGGTCGGTGGCGAGCGGCTGTTCCCGCTGGCGCCGCTGACCGAGCCGGAGGCGGCGGAGCTGTTCGCGCAGCGGGCGGCGGCCCGGGTCCCGCGGTTCGCCCTGCACGACGGCAACCGGTCCGATGTACGGGAGCTGTGCCGGCGCCTGGACGGGATCCCGCTCGCGCTCGAACTGGCGGCGGGGCGGCTGGCTGCCCTCTCCCCCACACAGCTGCTGTCCCGGCTCGAGGACCGGTTCCGGCTGCTGACCGGCGGCGCGCGTGACGCGCCGCCACGACACCAGACCTTACGTACGGCGATCGGCTGGAGCCATGAGCTGTGCACGCCCGAGGAGCGACTGCTGTGGGCGCGGCTCTCGGTGTTCGCCGGGCAGTTCGACCTGGAAGCCGCCGAGTACGTGTGCAGTGGAGACGGGCTGCACTCCGACGACGTCCTCGACGTGTTGGGCGAACTGCTCGCGCAGTCGGTGCTGTCCCGCGAGGAGACGGCGGCGGGCGTGCGCTATCGGATGCTGGACACGGTCCGGGCGTACGGCGCGGACTGGCTGGAGGCGACGGGCGACGCGGACCGGCTGCACCGCCGTCACCGCGACTGGTACATGGGGCTGGCCACCTGGTGCGAGCTGGACTGGTTCTCGCCGCGGCAGGGCGAGGTCGCCGCGCGCGTCGACACGGAGCTGCCGAATCTGCGCCGCGCCCTGGAGCACTGTCTGACCGAGCCGGGCGAGGTTCATCTGGGCCAGTACCTGGCGGGCAGCCTGTGGTTCTACTGGGTCGGCTGCGGCCGGCTGTCGGAGGGCCGGCACTGGCTGGAGCGCAGCCTTGACGCGGAGGACGGAACGCAGGAGCAGTCGCGGCTCAAGGCGCTGTGGGTGCTCGGCTATGTGGCGGTCCTCCAGGGCGACACCGTGCCCGCGCTGTCCGCGCTCATGGAGTGCCGTGAGGAGGCGGAGCGCAGGGGCAACGCGACCGCGGTGGCATACGCCGAGCACCGCACCGGCTGTCTGGCGCTGGTCACGGACGACATGGCGCGTGCCGAAACCTTGCTGCGCTCGGCGCTGGACCGCTATCACGAGATCGGCGAGCTCAACAGCAATGTGCTGATGGGCCAGGTCGAGCTGGCGATGACTCTGGCGTTCCAGGGCGATCTGCCGGGCGCGGTGAAGCTGTGCGCGGACGTCCGCCGGGTCTGCGAGGACCACGGGGAGCGCTGGGCGCTGGCGTACGCGCTGTACGTCCTGGCGTACGAGGCTTTGGCCGAGGGAGATACGGCGCGGGCCCGGGACCTCCTTCAGGAGTGCCTCGGCATCGCGCACACCTTCCACGATCTGCTCGGCACGGTCCTCTCGGTGGAGCTGCTCGCGCTGGTCACGGCGGTGGTGGGCGATCCGGCCGAGGCCGCGGTGCTGCAGGGGGCGGCGTCCCGGATGTGGCCGTCGGTGGGTCTGCCGCTGTTCGGCTCGGCGCACTACAACGCGCCGCACGAGCGGTGCGAGGCCATGGCCCGGGAGCGGCTGGGCGACGAGCGGTACGCGGAGTGCGTTCGGGTCGGCGCGCGGCTCGAACAGGAAGCGGCGGTGGCCCGGGCACTGGGGCCGGCCGACGGCGCCCGCACGCTCGGTGCGGTGCCCTCGCAGCGCAGGCTTCCCCCGGAAAATCGAGAACCCGCCGTCTCGCCCACTTCGAAGGGTGGGGAGACGACGGGCTGA
- a CDS encoding response regulator, giving the protein MIRIILADDHPVVREGLRAMLSAEPDLDVIADASSGPQAEALAAELRPDIVLMDLRMPEGGGVDSIVRMTEAGLSCRVVVLTTYETDRDILRAVEAGAAGYLLKDLPRAELADAVRAAARGETVLAPSVAARLVDQLRTKPERPRLSERETAVLRLVAEGCTNAEIGRRLFIGESTVKTHLLRVFGKLGVDDRTAAVTSAMRFGLLE; this is encoded by the coding sequence GTGATCCGGATCATCCTCGCCGACGACCATCCCGTCGTACGCGAAGGGCTGCGCGCCATGCTCAGCGCCGAGCCCGACCTCGATGTGATCGCCGACGCGTCCAGCGGACCGCAGGCGGAGGCGCTGGCCGCCGAGCTCCGGCCCGACATCGTGCTCATGGACCTGCGGATGCCGGAGGGTGGCGGCGTCGACTCGATCGTCCGCATGACAGAGGCGGGGTTGTCGTGCCGGGTCGTCGTGCTGACGACGTACGAGACGGACCGGGACATTCTGCGGGCGGTGGAGGCGGGGGCGGCGGGGTATCTGCTGAAGGATCTGCCGCGGGCGGAACTCGCGGACGCGGTGCGGGCCGCTGCGCGGGGCGAGACCGTGTTGGCGCCGTCCGTCGCCGCGCGTCTCGTGGACCAGCTGCGTACGAAGCCGGAGCGGCCGCGGTTGTCGGAGCGTGAGACCGCGGTGCTTCGGCTGGTCGCCGAAGGGTGCACGAACGCCGAGATCGGGCGTCGGCTCTTCATCGGGGAGTCCACCGTGAAGACCCATCTGCTGCGGGTCTTCGGGAAGTTGGGGGTGGATGATCGGACGGCCGCGGTGACCAGTGCGATGCGGTTCGGGTTGCTGGAGTGA
- a CDS encoding MBL fold metallo-hydrolase, with protein sequence MLIAGFPAGAWGTNCYLVAPAAGEECVIIDPGHQAAQGVEDALKKHRLKPVAVILTHGHIDHVASVVPVCGAHDVPAWIHPEDRYMMSDPEKALGRSIGMPLMGELTVGEPDDVKELTDGAQLKLAGLDLSVAHAPGHTKGSVTFQMPETAEIPSVFFSGDLLFAGSIGRTDLPGGSHAEILDSLARVCLPLDDSTVVLSGHGPQTTIGQERATNPYVRQVAAGLGADPTSAPRRGM encoded by the coding sequence GTGCTCATTGCCGGGTTCCCCGCCGGGGCCTGGGGGACCAACTGTTACCTGGTCGCCCCCGCCGCGGGTGAGGAGTGCGTGATCATCGACCCGGGCCATCAGGCCGCCCAGGGAGTCGAGGACGCACTCAAGAAGCATCGGCTCAAGCCCGTCGCGGTCATCCTCACCCACGGCCACATCGACCATGTCGCCTCGGTCGTCCCGGTGTGCGGAGCGCACGACGTACCGGCGTGGATCCACCCCGAGGACCGGTACATGATGAGCGACCCGGAGAAGGCGCTCGGCCGGTCCATCGGGATGCCGCTGATGGGCGAGCTGACGGTGGGGGAGCCGGACGACGTGAAGGAGCTGACCGACGGCGCGCAGCTGAAGCTGGCGGGCCTCGACCTCTCCGTCGCCCACGCGCCCGGCCATACCAAGGGGTCGGTGACCTTCCAGATGCCCGAGACCGCGGAGATCCCGTCCGTGTTCTTCTCCGGGGACCTGCTGTTCGCCGGCTCCATCGGACGCACCGACCTGCCCGGCGGCTCCCACGCCGAGATCCTCGACTCGCTGGCCCGTGTGTGCCTGCCGCTCGACGACTCGACCGTGGTGCTGTCCGGCCACGGCCCCCAGACGACCATCGGCCAGGAGCGCGCCACCAATCCGTACGTGCGGCAGGTGGCCGCCGGCCTGGGAGCGGACCCGACCTCCGCTCCTCGACGAGGAATGTGA
- a CDS encoding vitamin K epoxide reductase family protein, with the protein MSKTTVKDVPTDQESVAAPRTVGGSRALALLLVITGAAGLLAAWVITIDKFKLLENPNFVPGCSLNPVVSCGNIMKSDQASAFGFPNPMLGLVAYGIVICVGMSLLARATFPRWYWLTFNFGTLFGVGFCTWLQFQSLYRINSLCLWCSLAWVATIIMFWYVTSSNIRKDFLPAPRWLKSFFGEFTWVLPVLHIGIIGMLILTRWWDFWTS; encoded by the coding sequence ATGAGCAAGACGACAGTCAAGGACGTCCCGACCGACCAGGAAAGCGTCGCCGCTCCCCGGACGGTCGGCGGCAGCCGTGCCCTCGCCCTGCTGCTGGTGATCACCGGTGCGGCCGGTCTCCTCGCCGCGTGGGTCATCACGATCGACAAGTTCAAGCTGCTGGAGAACCCGAACTTCGTGCCCGGGTGCAGCCTGAACCCGGTCGTCTCCTGCGGCAACATCATGAAGAGCGACCAGGCCTCGGCCTTCGGTTTCCCCAACCCCATGCTCGGCCTCGTCGCCTACGGCATCGTCATCTGCGTCGGCATGAGTCTGCTCGCCCGGGCCACCTTCCCGCGCTGGTACTGGCTGACCTTCAACTTCGGCACGCTCTTCGGGGTGGGATTCTGCACCTGGCTGCAGTTCCAGTCGCTGTACCGCATCAACTCGCTGTGCCTGTGGTGCTCCCTGGCCTGGGTCGCGACGATCATCATGTTCTGGTACGTGACCTCGTCCAACATCCGCAAGGACTTCCTGCCCGCCCCGCGCTGGCTGAAGAGCTTCTTCGGCGAGTTCACCTGGGTCCTGCCGGTGCTGCACATCGGCATCATCGGGATGCTGATCCTGACCCGCTGGTGGGACTTCTGGACCAGCTGA
- the rpsD gene encoding 30S ribosomal protein S4, producing MANQSRPKVKKSRALGIALTPKAVKYFEARPYPPGEHGRGRKQNSDYKVRLLEKQRLRAQYDVSERQLVRAYERASKVQGKTGEALIIELERRLDALVLRSGIARTIYQARQMVVHGHIEVNGQKVDKPSFRVKPDDVVMVRERSREKTLFQVSREGGFAPDGETPRYLQVNLRALAFRLDREPNRKEIPVICDEQLVVEYYAR from the coding sequence GTGGCGAATCAGTCCCGCCCCAAGGTCAAGAAGTCGCGTGCCCTCGGTATCGCGCTGACCCCGAAGGCCGTCAAGTACTTCGAGGCCCGCCCCTACCCGCCGGGTGAGCACGGCCGTGGCCGCAAGCAGAACTCGGACTACAAGGTCCGTCTGCTCGAGAAGCAGCGTCTGCGCGCGCAGTACGACGTGTCCGAGCGCCAGCTCGTCCGCGCCTACGAGCGTGCCTCCAAGGTCCAGGGCAAGACCGGTGAGGCCCTGATCATCGAGCTGGAGCGTCGTCTCGACGCGCTGGTCCTGCGTTCGGGCATCGCCCGCACGATCTACCAGGCCCGCCAGATGGTCGTTCACGGCCACATCGAGGTCAACGGCCAGAAGGTCGACAAGCCGTCCTTCCGCGTCAAGCCCGACGACGTCGTGATGGTCCGCGAGCGCAGCCGCGAGAAGACCCTGTTCCAGGTTTCCCGCGAGGGCGGCTTCGCCCCCGACGGCGAGACCCCGCGCTACCTCCAGGTGAACCTCCGCGCCCTGGCCTTCCGCCTGGACCGTGAGCCGAACCGCAAGGAGATCCCGGTGATCTGCGACGAGCAGCTCGTCGTCGAGTACTACGCCCGCTGA
- a CDS encoding ABC transporter permease: MTTTAVRAHSETFAGRLPGGWGLGLQRGALEIKQFFRQRDQVVFTFAFPVVFLFLFASIFSDDVQGAGITASQLYVPAMMAAGIMSTSFQSLGISIAIERDEKVLRRLRGTPMPPAAYFLGKIWLVLVTGALETAILLLVGTTLYDVDLPSDLGKWADFAWIFVLGLTACALLGIAISSVPKSGKSATSVVVLPFLVLQFISGVYIAIDTIPDWMLNIGALFPLKWMCQGLRGVFLPESAKVLEQAGGWEFGRIALVLGAWCVGGLLLCLLTFRWKNRREG, from the coding sequence ATGACCACGACCGCCGTACGCGCGCACAGTGAGACCTTCGCGGGCAGGCTGCCCGGAGGCTGGGGGCTCGGTCTCCAGCGGGGCGCCCTGGAGATCAAACAGTTCTTCCGTCAGCGGGACCAGGTGGTGTTCACCTTCGCCTTCCCGGTCGTCTTCCTCTTCCTCTTCGCGTCGATCTTCAGCGACGACGTCCAGGGAGCGGGCATCACCGCCTCCCAGCTGTACGTCCCCGCCATGATGGCCGCGGGCATCATGTCCACCAGCTTCCAGTCCCTGGGCATCTCGATCGCGATCGAACGGGACGAGAAGGTGCTGCGCCGGCTGCGCGGCACACCGATGCCACCGGCCGCGTACTTCCTCGGCAAGATCTGGCTGGTCCTGGTGACCGGCGCCCTGGAGACCGCGATCCTGCTCCTCGTCGGCACGACGCTGTACGACGTGGACCTGCCCTCGGACCTCGGCAAGTGGGCGGACTTCGCCTGGATCTTCGTCCTGGGCCTCACGGCCTGCGCCCTTCTCGGCATCGCGATCAGCTCGGTCCCGAAGTCCGGCAAGAGCGCCACGTCGGTGGTCGTACTGCCCTTCCTGGTCCTCCAGTTCATCTCCGGTGTGTACATCGCCATCGACACCATCCCGGACTGGATGCTGAACATCGGCGCGCTGTTCCCGCTGAAATGGATGTGCCAGGGTCTGCGCGGGGTGTTCCTGCCCGAGTCGGCGAAGGTCCTCGAACAGGCGGGCGGCTGGGAGTTCGGGCGGATCGCCCTGGTACTCGGGGCGTGGTGCGTCGGAGGATTGCTGCTGTGTCTGCTGACCTTCCGGTGGAAGAACCGGCGCGAGGGATGA